A single region of the Triticum dicoccoides isolate Atlit2015 ecotype Zavitan chromosome 2B, WEW_v2.0, whole genome shotgun sequence genome encodes:
- the LOC119361700 gene encoding LRR receptor-like serine/threonine-protein kinase EFR — protein MVWAWASVHTPTPSPLFLLLAILLLSRAALNPMSSATATLADYSTNTTRDALLCLKSRLHSPTRAFATWNDDTSPDFCNWHGVTCTTKTGQQPLLVALDIEEEGLAGEIPPCISNLTSLVRIHLPNNQISGHMPPELGRLSGLRYLNLSFNILGGTIPFSLGNLRNLSSLDLGNNRFSGKIPPLLGSSPATEFVNLPNNLLYGEIPQSLANSSSLRYISLDNNSIQGAIPSSLFNNSIIMEIHLSHNNLSGAIPPFIMFPSKLTYLDLSQNSLSGLVPSSVANLSSLTSLDLSHNQLQGSIPDLGRLAGLQRLGLSYNSLSGIVPPSIYNLSSLNVLRLTSNNLGGTLPFDMGNTLPNLQTLSMADNHFEGDIPASLQNASGMVYIHLANNSLTGVVPSFSSMPSLKYVMLYANHLEAGDWTFFSSLANCTQLLKLNVGDNNLRGDLPANSIANLPKSLTALTLRSNNISGTIPLEIGNLSSLSMLYLNTNLFMGSIPSTIGQLRNLVELSLSQNKFSGDIPPSIGNLNKLEQLYLQENQLSGSIPESLGSCQKLLALNLSCNALGGSMSGHMLSRLSQLSLLLDLSHNQLTMFIPLDMGSLVNLGSLNISHNNLMGRIPSTLGACVRLEALRVEGNLLQGSIPQSLASLKGMQVLDFSHNNLSGTIPEFLETFTSLQYLNMSFNNLEGPVPTSGVFANTGGIFVQGNPHLCANVAIQELPSCFASASTKNHKFVLPMLIALSTLVALALMLGVFNFLLRRRYKPSEKIGHSYMELKRITYGDINKATDSFSLANVVGSGQFGTVYKGWFNAEDGTVAVKVFKLNQDGALHSFIAECKALQHIRHRNLVKVITACSTYDSVGNEFRALVFEYMANGSLEDRLHNHQCGGLSLGAVICISVDIACALEYLHNQCIPPVVHCDLKPSNILFDNDHTAHVCDFGLGKLIHGCSFGGQSGTTSIIGPRGSIGYIPPEYGMGSEISTEGDVYSYGIVLLEMLTRKRPTNEEFSDGLTLRKYVEASLSRTEDILQPSLTWETGDQRVDDIPKMKEYKPLALSYALRLLKLGLLCSTESPKDRPAMNDVYSEVIEVKEAFFSMDDKSKDPK, from the exons ATGGTCTGGGCATGGGCATCTGTGCATACTCCTACTCCTAGTCCTCTGTTTTTACTGTTAGCCATCCTCCTCTTGTCACGAGCAGCTTTGAACCCCATGTCATCTGCAACTGCAACACTAGCTGATTACAGCACCAATACAACCAGAGATGCTCTGCTCTGCCTCAAGTCCCGCCTCCACAGCCCCACCCGAGCTTTCGCCACTTGGAACGACGACACCTCACCAGATTTCTGCAATTGGCACGGCGTCACATGCACAACAAAGACAGGGCAACAACCCCTGCTGGTGGCCTTGGATATTGAGGAGGAAGGCCTCGCCGGTGAGATCCCGCCCTGCATCTCCAACCTCACTTCCCTGGTAAGGATCCACTTGCCCAACAACCAGATCTCCGGCCATATGCCGCCGGAACTTGGCCGTCTCTCCGGGCTCCGGTATCTCAACCTCAGCTTCaacatcctcggtggcaccatcccTTTCAGCCTTGGTAACCTTCGCAACCTTTCTTCTCTAGACTTAGGCAACAATCGGTTTTCCGGCAAGATTCCGCCGCTGCTCGGGAGCTCCCCGGCGACAGAGTTTGTCAACCTCCCCAACAATCTTCTATACGGAGAAATCCCACAATCACTAGCAAATAGTTCCTCCCTCCGTTACATTTCTCTTGACAACAACAGCATTCAAGGGGCTATCCCTTCGTCCCTGTTCAACAACTCAATCATCATGGAGATACACCTTTCGCACAACAATCTTTCTGGTGCAATTCCACCTTTCATCATGTTCCCTTCAAAACTCACCTACCTAGATCTCTCCCAAAACAGTCTTTCCGGACTCGTGCCATCGTCGGTGGCAAACCTCTCGTCCCTTACCTCACTCGACCTCTCGCACAACCAGTTGCAAGGATCCATTCCAGATTTGGGTAGACTTGCAGGGCTACAAAGACTCGGTCTCTCCTATAATAGTCTGTCAGGCATAGTGCCACCCTCCATTTACAATCTGTCTTCATTGAACGTTCTTAGACTGACAAGCAATAACCTTGGAGGAACACTGCCTTTTGATATGGGTAACACGCTTCCTAACCTCCAAACACTGAGCATGGCTGATAATCATTTTGAGGGAGACATCCCTGCCTCACTACAAAATGCCTCTGGCATGGTGTATATCCATCTAGCCAACAATTCTCTAACTGGGGTGGTTCCTTCTTTCAGCTCCATGCCAAGTTTGAAGTATGTAATGTTGTACGCAAATCACCTAGAGGCTGGAGACTGGACATTCTTCTCCTCTTTGGCGAATTGTACACAGCTGCTGAAACTTAATGTAGGTGACAACAACTTGCGCGGGGATTTACCAGCAAATTCCATAGCAAATCTTCCCAAGAGCTTGACCGCTCTGACTCTCCGGTCAAACAACATCTCTGGCACCATCCCCTTGGAGATTGGAAACCTCTCAAGCCTTTCCATGCTCTATCTTAATACTAATCTTTTCATGGGGTCTATACCTTCTACCATTGGTCAGCTACGCAACTTGGTTGAGCTTAGCCTGTCACAGAACAAATTTTCTGGAGATATTCCACCTTCCATTGGCAACTTAAATAAACTAGAACAACTTTATTTGCAAGAAAATCAATTGAGTGGAAGCATCCCTGAAAGTTTAGGAAGCTGCCAGAAGTTGTTGGCACTAAACCTTTCCTGTAATGCCCTTGGTGGAAGCATGAGCGGGCATATGTTGAGCAGGTTGAGTCAACTGAGTTTGTTACTAGATTTATCCCACAACCAACTCACAATGTTCATACCACTAGATATGGGTAGCTTGGTAAACCTTGGTTCCTTGAACATCTCTCACAACAATCTCATGGGCAGAATCCCATCCACACTCGGTGCATGTGTCCGGTTGGAAGCGCTTCGTGTAGAAGGGAACCTCCTGCAAGGAAGCATTCCGCAATCACTAGCAAGCCTCAAAGGCATGCAAGTGTTAGATTTCTCCCACAACAACCTATCCGGTACAATTCCGGAGTTCCTCGAGACCTTCACCTCGTTGCAGTATTTGAATATGTCCTTCAACAACTTGGAAGGACCAGTTCCCACCAGTGGAGTGTTTGCTAACACAGGTGGTATTTTTGTCCAAGGAAATCCACACCTTTGTGCCAATGTTGCAATACAAGAGCTGCCAAGTTGCTTTGCTTCAGCATCCACAAAAAATCACAAGTTCGTTCTTCCTATGTTGATAGCTCTGTCAACTCTCGTTGCACTTGCTTTGATGTTGGGGGTGTTCAATTTTCTGTTGAGGAGGAGATACAAACCCAGTGAGAAAATTGGACATTCATACATGGAATTGAAAAGGATAACATATGGTGACATAAACAAAGCAACAGACAGTTTTTCTCTAGCCAACGTAGTCGGCTCCGGGCAATTTGGGACTGTCTACAAAGGTTGGTTCAACGCGGAAGATGGTACGGTTGCTGTTAAAGTCTTCAAGCTCAATCAGGATGGCGCATTGCATAGCTTCATTGCTGAGTGCAAAGCATTGCAACACATCCGCCACCGGAATCTCGTGAAGGTTATAACCGCATGCTCAACTTATGACTCAGTGGGAAATGAGTTCAGGGCTCTAGTCTTTGAGTATATGGCCAATGGAAGCCTTGAAGACCGACTTCATAACCACCAGTGTGGTGGTTTGAGTTTGGGCGCAGTGATATGCATATCAGTTGACATTGCTTGTGCTCTTGAATACCTACATAACCAGTGCATCCCACCGGTTGTTCACTGCGATCTGAAACCAAGCAACATACTTTTTGACAATGACCATACTGCACATGTCTGCGACTTTGGTCTAGGAAAGCTAATTCATGGATGTTCATTTGGAGGGCAGAGCGGCACAACAAGCATAATTGGGCCAAGGGGATCTATTGGGTACATACCTCCTG AGTATGGAATGGGCAGTGAAATCTCAACTGAGGGCGACGTCTACAGCTATGGCATTGTTCTTTTGGAAATGCTAACACGGAAACGACCTACTAATGAAGAGTTCAGTGATGGCTTGACGCTCCGCAAGTATGTAGAAGCATCACTTTCACGAACCGAAGACATTCTTCAACCCAGCCTTACTTGGGAGACGGGAGATCAGCGTGTTGATGATATCCCAAAGATGAAAGAATACAAGCCACTTGCACTTAGTTATGCTCTCCGGCTCCTGAAGCTTGGCTTGTTATGCTCCACGGAATCACCAAAAGATCGTCCAGCGATGAATGATGTCTACAGTGAAGTCATAGAAGTAAAAGAGGCATTCTTCTCTATGGACGACAAAAGCAAAGACCCTAAATAA
- the LOC119361701 gene encoding sterol 3-beta-glucosyltransferase UGT80A2-like: MAAAAEPTGGGKGVEEITEGGGGEGAAATAEAHNGELPTDDAPGPSAAPESSAAPAASTSSASDNGNLHRSSTMPGVIKDTEITAETTGPSNLERSKTERRKQNNPADDPAKQLLDDKISIRKKLKMLNRIATVKDDGTVVVNVPSTLEATPIDVGAVDGYEDVVVEESLDGSDIPYKPPIQIVILIVGTRGDVQPFVAIGKRLQDYGHRVRLATHANYKEFILTAGLEFFPLGGDPKVLAEYMVKNKGFLPSGPSEIPIQRKQMKEIIFSLYPACKDPDPDTGIPFKVDAIIANPPAYGHTHVAEALKVPIHIFFTMPWTPTSEFPHPLSRVKTSAGYRLSYQIVDSMIWLGIRDMINEFRKKKLKLRPVTYLSGAQGSGSDIPHGYIWSPHLVPKPKDWGPKIDVVGFCFLDLASDYVPPEELVKWLEAGDKPIYVGFGSLPVQDPAKMTETIVKALEMTGQRGIINKGWGGLGTLAEPKDSIYVLDNCPHDWLFLQCKAVVHHGGAGTTAAGLKAACPTTIVPFFGDQPFWGERVHARGVGPSPIPVDQFNLQKLVDAINFMLDPEVKEKAVELAKAMESEDGVTGAVRAFLKHLPCKTDENSPPPTHGFLEFLGPVSKCLGCS; encoded by the exons atggccgccgctgccgagccgaCCGGAGGCGGCAAGGGCGTGGAGGAGATtacggaaggaggaggaggagagggggccGCGGCCACGGCGGAGGCGCACAACGGCGAGCTCCCCACCGACGACGCCCCCGGCCCCTCCGCCGCGCCGGAATCATCAGCAGCGCCCGCGGCGTCCACGTCTTCCGCCTCAG ATAACGGAAACCTCCATAGATCAAGCACTATGCCGGGGGTGATCAAGGATACCGAGATAACTGCTGAAACTACGGGCCCATCAAATCTGGAAAGGTCAAAAACTGAGAGGCGCAAACAAAATAATCCAGCCGATGATCCTGCTAAACAGTTATTGGATGATAAGATTTCCATAAGGAAAAAG CTCAAAATGTTAAATCGAATAGCTACAGTCAAGGATGATGGAACTGTGGTTGTTAATGTACCAAGTACTCTAGAAGCGACTCCAATTGACGTTGGAGCAGTGGATGGCtatgaggatgttgttgttgaagaATCATTAGATGGATCAGATATACCATACAAGCCTCCGATACAGATTGTTATACTTATTGTGGGTACAAGGGGAGATGTTCAGCCATTTGTTGCTATAGGAAAACGCTTACAG GATTATGGACACCGTGTAAGATTAGCCACTCATGCCAATTACAAAGAGTTCATACTCACAGCTGGGCTGGAGTTTTTTCCACTTGGTGGAGATCCAAAAGTACTTGCTGAAT ACATGGTGAAGAATAAAGGATTTCTACCTTCAGGTCCATCCGAAATTCCTATTcaaagaaaacaaatgaaagaaATTATATTTTCCTTATATCCTGCATGCAAGGATCCTGATCCTGACACTGGTATTCCTTTCAAAGTGGACGCGATTATTGCCAACCCACCAGCATATG GACATACACATGTGGCGGAGGCATTAAAAGTACCCATTCATATATTCTTTACCATGCCATGGAC GCCAACTAGCGAATTTCCTCATCCTCTTTCTCGCGTGAAAACATCAGCTGGATATCGA CTTTCTTACCAAATTGTCGACTCTATGATTTGGCTTGGGATACGTGATATGATAAACGAATTCAGGAAAAAGAAGTTGAAGCTGCGTCCAGTAACATACCTAAGTGGTGCACAGGGTTCTGGAAGTGACATTCCTCATGGATACATCTGGAGTCCTCATCTTGTCCCAAAACCGAAAG ACTGGGGCCCCAAGATCGATGTTGTTGGATTTTGCTTCCTTGATCTTGCTTCGGATTACGTACCTCCTGAAGAACTTGTGAAATGGCTTGAAGCTGGTGACAAGCCAATTTATGTTGGTTTTGGTAGCCTT CCAGTTCAAGATCCAGCAAAGATGACTGAAACCATTGTCAAAGCACTCGAAATGACTGGACAGAGAGGTATCATCAACAAAggttggggtggccttggaacaT TGGCAGAACCAAAAGATTCCATATATGTACTTGACAACTGCCCTCATGACTGGCTTTTCCTGCAGTGTAAGGCAGTG GTACACCATGGTGGTGCTGGAACGACGGCTGCCGGCCTGAAAGCAgct TGTCCTACAACTATTGTACCTTTCTTTGGTGACCAACCTTTCTGGGGAGAGCGGGTGCATGCTAGAGGGGTAGGGCCTTCGCCTATACCCGTTGATCAGTTCAATTTGCAGAAGTTGGTTGATGCTATAAACTTCATGTTAGATCCAGAG GTGAAAGAAAAGGCTGTGGAGCTTGCCAAGGCCATGGAATCTGAAGACGGCGTAACGGGCGCAGTTAGGGCATTCCTCAAACATTTGCCTTGTAAAACAGATGAAAATTCACCCCCGCCGACACACGGCTTTCTAGAGTTCCTAGGCCCAGTAAGTAAATGCTTGGGGTGCTCTTAG